The genomic region AAAATGAATTGGTTTTTACCTTTGAAGGGAACGCCTTCTTGTACAACCAGATTCGGATTATGGTTGGGGTCTTATTAGAGATTGGGACCGGGCGCCGACCAGTTGATGACATTCCACGTTTGATTGCTGCTAAAGACCGGGAACAGGCCCGTTATACTGCCCCGGCCAGTGGTTTATATTTAGATGAAATAGCGTATAATTAGAGGTGTAAGGATTGGAACGAAGAAAGCTTACATACGGTTTACTGGTGGCGGATGCCATCTTAGCCTTTGCCTGGCTCTGGGGAGCCTTTTATAAGGTGCTTTACGTGGGGATGTACCCAGTTTGGGGAGTTGAAGCCCACGTGCTGGGGATTGTGTCTCTGTGGCTGATTACCCTGGCGGCGGCCTTTGTGGCTTATCTCTTGTATAAGACCGGCCGTAATCTGGACCAGTGGGCAAGCCTCAGTCCGGGGATGCTAACCGGGGCCCTGGTTGTCTTCGCCACTATCCTGCCCATCTTTTTAATCATGAATTATCAAATTTACTTTATGCAGTAAGAGGAGATAGCAATGACACGGTTTAACGAGTATATTAAGGCCGCTGGTGGCTTGGTTTACGTAGCCACTGAGGAAGATGACCAACCGAGCGTACGGATTATGGGCTTTGCCGCTGATCCTAAGCGTCCTAACCACTGGTTCCTACTTTCCCAGCCGGATGCCCCTAAGGTTCAGCAGTTGGCCCTAAATGACCGGGTAGCGATTATCACGCCCCTGGATGAGGACGGCCGCCGGATTGAGTCCAACCGGGTTACCATGAATGAATCCGGTCATGCCTGGGCGGATGTGGCTGATTTCTTCGCTGACCATCCGGTGTTCTTCAAAGTTCACCAGCATCCTGAAAATGAAGTCTTGTACGAGATGGACATCGAGTCCGCCCGCCTGGCTTCCTATACCGATGAGGAAGATGTCACTTTTTAAACTTATAGCAAGGTAAAAAGAACCAATCCCACCGATTGATTCTTTTTTTATGGAGATAAATTCGATGACCTTACTGATATTCTTAGCTGAGCTGGTCCTGGCCCTGTTCTTAGCCATCCTGATTCACGAACTAGCCCATGTGATTGCGGCCTGGGCGATGAAAATCTCGCTGCGTTCATTGAACTTGGCGGGGATTACCTACCGCTTTAAAAACCACCATTTGAGCTTTAAGCCCAACGTTTTTAATGTGGGTGGTAGTGTGGTTGTTTCGGGTGGACCCCAAGCGGCACGCAGTTCCTATCTGACTTTTATCCTAGCTGGTCCGGTGGCCAGTCTGGTGGTTGGTCTAGTCCTGTTGCTGGTGCCGGGGAACTTTTGGGCCATCCTGGCCTGGGTGAACCTGGCCGTGGCCGTCCTGACCGGACTGCCCCTGCACCACTTGGATAACGACGGCTATTACTGGCGGGTTATCCGCCGTTATCCTGCTATCTGGGAACATCGCGGCCTGGTGAATGCTGTTAGTAAAGCCTTGCAGGCACCCCTGGATGCGACCTCCTTTGACCTGATGCCAGAGTGCTTAAACTACTTTAAGAACCTGCCAGTCATGGATGCGCGTTCGCTCTGGGTCCTGCTCGGTTATGCCAATGCTTACTTACTGCTGGGTAATCCCAGTGCGGCCGACCGGGAAGTCATCGAGTCCTTCTATCATACGGTCCGCGATAGGGAACGTCATAACCACGGCACCGGCTTTAGCCGGCGGGCAATTGGGGAACTGCTGACAACTCAGATTTTGATGGATCAGGACGGGCTGACACCGCGACAAAAACGGCAGTTGGCTTCGCTACCGAAGGGTTATCAAGCCCGGCTGCGTTTTCTAAATGATCCGAGTTCGGGTAATTATGCCGACCGCTACCGGAAACTCTTACAGAAATACAGCCAGGAGGTTGACCCCAAAAGCTTGTCTTATCAGACTGAGCAGGGCTATCTGGCCTGGTCAGAAGAATAGCCAAATTCTTTGGGTAAAGTCGTCATTTCAGTTGACAGGGGCACTTGCCCTGTGTAGAATTGATAGCGGTATTGTTTACCTCACGATAAGCCCCGGAAACTTATTGTAATTTACTTAGTAAGGAACGACTAAGTCTGTAAACAAAAATCAAAGGAGCGCACAATGCGTACAACATTTTTAGCCAAGCCAGGCGAAATCGAAAAGAAGTGGTACATCCTTGATGCCCAAGACGTAATCTTGGGTCGTCTTTCAACGGTGGCCGCAGCGATCTTGCGTGGTAAGAACAAGCCTACTTTTACCCCTAACGTTGACATGGGTGACCACGTGATTATCATCAACGCTGCCCAAGTTAAGTTGAGTGGTAAGAAGGCCAGCGACAAGATTTATTACCACCACTCAAATCACCCCGGTGGTTTGAAGGAACGGACTGCTGGTGACTACCGCGAGAAGAACCCTGAAAAGCTTTTGGAGTTGTCAATCAAGGGTATGTTGCCAAAGAACACATTGGGCCGCAAGCAGGGCCTGAACTTGCACGTTTATGCTGGTTCAGACTACAAGCAAACTGCACAGAAGCCTGAAAAGCTTGACATCGACAAGTTAATCTAAGAAAGGAGACCGTAAACTATGACTGCAACTACTCAATATCCAGGTACTGGTCGTCGTAAGAATTCAGTTGCCCGTGTACGTTTGGTACCCGGTAAGGGTGACATCGTGATGAACGGTAAGCCAATTGAAGATTACATTCCTTTCCCTAACTTGCGTGAGGTTGTCCTCCAGCCATTCAACGCTACGGAAACGCTTGGTAACTACGACGTCTTCGTTAACGTTAACGGCGGCGGATTCTCAGGTCAAGCCGGCGCAACTCGCCACGGTATCGCCCGTGCCCTGTTGAATGTCGACCCTGACTTCCGTGCAGTTCTGAAGAGCGCAGGTCTTTTGACCCGTGACCCTCGTATGAAGGAACGTAAGAAGCCTGGCCTGAAGAAGGCCCGTAAGGCATCACAGTTCTCAAAGCGTTAATCTTACGATTATCCCAGAGAATGCAAAAGCAGCAACCGAATGGTTGCTGCTTTTTTGTTGTTGAATTGTTACTGGGATTTTAACGCTTTGTAAAATTTTACGCCTATACTGGGCCGAAATAGGCTAGAGGAGGCAGTTATGCAGGCACGGTTGAAACAGGAAGGTTGGTCACTAATCATGGGGGCCTTGTTTGTTTTGGACTTCATGTCATTTCCAGCGGCGCCCCACAATTGGTGGCTGGCTATTGTTGGGGTTGTTGGATTAGTGGCCCTGGTGGTGATTATCGGGAAGTACTTCCGTGATAAACGGAAGGCTGAACTCGTATTCTTTAACTGGGCGGTCTTGATGAGTGCTAGTAGTTTAGCATTTGGTGATGGCCGTCACAGTTTGCTCTTGAAATCACTGATTATCATCGGTGGCCTAATCTATATCGCTAACTATCTTTGGCAGCTAGATGCCAAGCCGAAAGGCGATTCTTCGGCTAAGTAGTTGGCAAGTGGAGATTTGGGAGACAGAGATGCGGGAACGATTAAAGATTGAAGGCATAGCGCTAGGAATGGCGGTACTAGTTGGCCTGGACATATGGATTTTCTCTATATCTGCCAACCGTTGGTGGGTGTTGGTGCTTGGCCTTGCAGGGGCGGTAGCATTGCTTTGGGTTCTCTGGCGCTACCTGCTGAACCTAACGTCGCAAATGGCATCCTTGGTTTTAGCTAACTGGTTCATTATGAGATACGGCGGGCCACTTATCTTTGGTAGAGGGCACGACGGGCTGCTTTTCCCAGTGATTATGATTGTACTCTGCCTGGTTGTGATCATCGCATTCGTGACGGGGATTAGTGTCAAAAATGAAAAGGATTCTGAATCTAAAAAATAAGGCAGCAACCAGAAGGTTGCTGCTTTTTGTTTGTGGTGGTGTAAAATGGGGTCAAGCTAGAATTAACGAGAGTGTTGACTATGAACAAGAAAGTAACCGGCAGCATCATTGGTATCGTCTTTATTATCTTCGTCCTGGGGGTCTGGTACCTGCAGACGCCGCACAAGCTGACTGACCAGCAGGTACTGCAGCGCTTTAGCTGGCAGATGACCGAGACCGACGGGATTAAGCTGGGGACGGTCAAGTTCACCGAAAAAAACATGAAAATTAATAAGCAGGTCTACGACTACCACTATTCTGATGATGTCGAAGAGGCCCAGCGCCCCAGCGGCGAAAGCGATGATGGCGACCAATTTGTCGGCACGCTAATTATCGATGACGGGCCCTATGCCGGCCATTACGCCTTGGAAATGGATAGTACCGACTATAATCTGTACCAGCAGGGCCATTTGAAATATACGCTAACCCGGAAGGATTAGAATGAAGGTCAATAATTTTTGAGGAAGCTACAGTTAAATTTGAGGGATAAAATTTTTAGTTAGAAGGGACTAATGTGATGAATGATGATTCAGATATGAAAGAATATGTGCCATTAAGCGGCAATAAAGATGTCGGTATTCGTGTTAGTGATATTAACTTATATCTTGAGGAAGATGGCCCTGATAATCAGGGAGAAGTCTACGTTAGGGTGAGACGAGTGGATGACAACAAGGTTGTTTGGTTCGGTCGGCTATTCAACATATCGGACCAGGGTTTTTCGGACGAAGAAGAGCGGGATTTACGGGAAGGCCTGGATATAGAGTACTCGTATGAAACATTTTATGATCGTGTTCGCAATGACCTGAAAAATTATATTATTGTCGCCCTTGCGAACGAACAGTAACCATTGTTACTGTTTTTTTGTTGTATAGTGCTGACGTTGAATTTATGGGGGAGTCACAATGTTGTACTGAAGCTTACCGATACTTTGAGATCATGACACGTATTTTGGGGTATGGTACAAATCACAGCACAGCTATTTAAAATTTTTAGGGTTTTTCTTGCTAATTGCACTAGAATAAGACAGCCCCAAAATGGCAAATCAAAGAGTAAGTAACCGGAATTGGATGGGTAAAATGGGTAATGATTACAGTGTTTTATTGGATGATGATATTGTGCGATTGATGATTGAGGGAGAACAGGCAGGTTCTCCTCTACCATATCTGAGCAAGGCAGACATTGAATCATTAGGCGCTAAGTTCAGTGTTTACCATAAATCACAGGATTCGATCGAAGAGAATATAACACGAAAAAAATTAACAAAAGACATTATTAATAAATCAATTGAAAAGGGAAATACAGCTAAATTATTGCACTACCTTGTAAGTGAATACCATTTAAAAAAAGCAATCGGGGAAAAAATGAAATTAAGTCCTTTTGGTGGCGACGTGGGAGAAACAAGAAGTGAGATTGAAAACGAATTTATAGATAAAATTAACGAGCAACTCCTTTACTCTAATCAAAGAATATACAGTGATGGACAGCAACTGCTACTGGTGGACGGTGATAAAATACCTGAAGTTCGAGTACATAATGAAATTAATATAGTTTATGTAAAAGAATTGTTAAGTAGAGTTCAAACGGATTTAGATAGCGGCGATTATGACAGCGTAATCACTAAAGCTCGGACGATGCTGGAAGAGGTGTTTTTATTTATTTTGCGTGAAAATAGCGTACAAACCGAATTTAAGGGGAATATTAAAAAAATGCGGGGTCAAGTTAACGCAGTCTTGGGCATGAAACCGCAGAAAGACTGGAACCCCAGGATTAAACCCTTTATTGGACATGTAAATGCAATTGTTGATTCCATAATTGAAATGCGAAATAAGGATTCTGATGCCCATGCTTCAGCTGAACGAATAAAGTTAAGCGATAGTGAGATAGAGCTATTAATAAACACCACAATAAATGTGGGAGTTTACTATTTGAAAGTAAATCAGCGTCGGGGCAAGAAATGATTTTTAGGGGGAAAGCCGTATGGGAATATATTCGGTACTCGCAATAACAGTTCCAGCGTTGGTTTCAGCTGGAATTGCGGTGTATAATGCTAAGATTCAAAGACAAAATCAAAATAATGCTGATCTTAGGGCAAAAATCAGGGTTGTAACAGATTTAGTTGCAGAAATTTTGATCAGTTCTCATGATTTACTTGATAATTCAGGCCATCAAATAGTCCACCAGTTCCTCACGGGAAGAGTAGCTTCCGAAAATATAAAGTATACTGACTACAGAAATAAGTTCTTAGAGTTTGCCGAAAAATCAAGCAAAAATAGAACAACTATTTTGTTAGATATACAGAAAATGAAATTGTACTTAAGTAGCGACAAAGAGTCTGAGCAATTATTAAAAGTTTCGGATGAATATTTACATGAAGTGATAGAATCCTTCCAAGAAATTTTAAATATTCAAGATGATTCCACTTTGGACATGCTACGTGTTATTGAAAACCGAGTGAACGAAAATCAAAGCAATTTGGCCCTTGGAATGGAAATCAAATTAAGAGCTGCAGCGACTAACTATATTGGTGGTTTAAAAAAACAGATACGGGTTCCAAAGAGAAATAGTGTTAAAGGTTAGAGGAGGAAACTGACGAGAGTCAGTTTTTTGTGTCTTTAAAATTGTCGTGATTCCCAGACATAGTTCGCGTATTATATTGGGAGAAGGGTGAGTAAGATTACTTACCAAAATTCTCTTAAATAGAGCTCGTCACATACATGAAAGGGGTAAGCACATGAGTATAGCAACGAAAAACTCACTGATTAAACCCTTTGTAAAATGGGCAGGTGGCAAGCGGCAATTGCTTCCAGAAATTGAGCAATATGTTCCTCGTGACATTAAAAAGTATTATGAGCCCTTTGTTGGTGGTGGTGCAGTCTTGTTTGATTTGCAACCCGCTAAGGCAACTATTAATGATTTTAATGGTGAGCTGACAAACGCTTACGAGTCAGTTAAAGATAATGTTGATGAACTGATTGCGGAGTTAAAAGAACACCAGCATAGCCACTCAGAGGAACACTACTATGAAGTGCGTTTGTGGGATCGTGATGGCACTTTAGAGGAAGTGTCGAACGTTCAACGGGCAGCTCGGTTTATTTATTTAAACCGTACCGGATACAACGGTTTATTTCGGGTTAATCGTAAGGGGCAAAACAATGTACCCTTTGGTCGCTATAAAAACCCCACAATCGTTAATGAAGAGGGATTGCGGGCAGTGTCTCGGTATTTAAATGAAGCTGATGTTGCTATTCTTAATGGCGACTATGCCAATGCTGTCAAAGATGCGGAACCCGGAGACTTTGTGTACCTGGACCCACCTTACGCACCGGTTAGTACTAATGGTCAGTCATTTGTTGGATATACTTCAACCGGCTTTGGTATCGACGAACAAGTGCGTCTCAGGGATTTCTTTGACGAATTGACACAAAAGGGTGTAAACGTGATGATGTCTAATTCCAGCACACCCTTAATTCACGACTTATACGAAAAGTATGCTGATAGCACAATTATTGTGCAGGCTGGTCGTAATATTAATAGTAACGGTAATGGTCGCAAAAAAATTGACGAAGTGATTGTGATGAATTATAAGATTTAATTGGTGAAAAGATGGCTGACAGTAAGTTAGATGTGGCTTGGGAGAAACTATTCAATAAGTACGACATTGCCGGTAAAGTTGAAGATGACGGCTTTTTTGAAATTAGTGCCGATGAAATTAAGGAATTTCGCGAACCCCGGTTAATGACAAAGTTTGATTGGTCAGATAGTCGTCCTAAGTTGTTTAAAGACCATGATCTGGCTATTCTGCCAAACACACGTGGAACCTACGTGATTGGTAAGTTCAAGGCTTATAAGCAGCTTGATTATGATGAATTGAAGCCCATAGTGGTAAGAAAACCAGACTGGGTTCGCAGTTTCGATGATTTTCCAGTTACTTCGGAGTCAGTGGCCTTAAATTTGGCACAGATGACGGGGATGATCGATCGCGTTATGGGCACCAATTTAGATGACCCTGAAGCAGTGGGCACGATTACTGGCCGATTGAAGTCTGGCCATTTGAAATACCACATTGATCTTCGGAACACCACCACACCTTACATGTTCCAAGTCGATAATTCCCAGGTCGAAATCGATGCGGGCTACGAAAATGCTAATAATTTAGCAGTCATTGAGGCTAAGAATCGTATTCCTAAGGACTTTATGATCCGTCAACTGTACTATCCGTATTGCAGTTATAACAACCTGGGTACTGGTAAGGAGGTCATGCCTATATACTTCACTCACGCGGATAATATTTATGGTTTTCATATTTTTGAATTTGAAGAACCAGATAATTATTCGAGCATTACCAAGGTGAAACAGCTGAACTTCATCATTGATGAAGAGCTGGACTTGCGATTGGATGATGTGTTGGCCATTAGTAAGGCTAGTCCAAACATTGAGGATGACACTGTTATTCCATTTCCTCAGGCTGATAGCTTTACTAGAGTGTTAGATATGCTTCAGCATCTTGAGCATCCAAAGACGCGTGTTGAGCTGGCAGAAGATTACGAGTTTGATACTCGGCAGAGTGATTACTATGCCAATGCATTACGGTATTTGTCCTTAGCTACTAAAGAGGATGGTAAATTTAAGTTAACTGACAAGGGTAAGCAGTTGGCTGGATTAAGTAATAGCAACACCCGTAATCGCCTAGTTATCCAACAGATTTTAAACCATAAAACCTTTAATTTGATTTTCGAAGCCACCGTTAAAAATGATGGTGAGTTTGATAATGGTTATATAGATAAAATATTGTATGAAACGGTCCCAACGATTAACTCGATGACAACTGCTCAGCGCAGACGCAGCACTGTCAAAAGTTGGTTGGATTGGATTTTAAATGTCGCTGTTTCAAAATGAAATTAAAAGCCAGCATTCGTGCTGGCTTTTTTATTTAGGTTTAGAAAGACGGATATTATATAATTGATTGGAATTGATATGAGTTTTGAGTGAAGGAAAAAGTTGATGAGCAGTGAATATGCAAAGACTTATGATCAAATGACGGTCCAGGAACGTGAAGATGCAATTATGATGGCCTTACTAGAGGTTCTGCAATCTGTCGGCGGCAAACTCGACAAAAAAGAAGCACGTAACCAGCTGCCCAAGACGGACCCACGCATTAGTGAAGATGTTCTTTGGTTTGAGAAAGCATCTGACAAGACTGGCATTACCTATCGCCCCTTTGATTTTAGATTTAATTTTGCAGCCAGGCGGTTGGAACTATTTGGCTGTGTTGAAAGTGTTCGTGGTAAGTTCTTTATCCTCACAGATAAAGGACTTAGTCTAGATTTGAAAAAAATTACTCCTGAGTATATTCGCGAAGTCACGGACCGAGATCTTGAAGAACTAAAAGCCCAAAAAGCTAAAAAAGAACAGACTGAAAAGATTGTAGAAAATCCGAAGCAAGATGAGATTGCTGATGGTGACACGGAGACGGATGACTATGTTTCCGATGACGATGACTGGCGGGAGCAACTTAAAATTCGGTTGCGTGAGATGGACCCCTACCAATTTGAAAAGTTTAGCCGGCGTTTAATCAAGGAAATGGGCGCAACCATTGATGATGAAATTGGTATGCAAAAATCCGGTGACCATGGGATTGATGGGTATGCCTACTTCCGTGATGACCAACTGCGGACGACCCGTGTGGCTATCCAGTCTAAGCGCTATAACCAGCAGGTCGGGGACAAGTATGTCCGTGATTTTCGCGGTTCGATTCAAAACGGTACTGACTATGGCATTTTGATTACTACTGATTACTTCACGAAGGCGGCTAAAAAGGAAGCGAAAGACCCGTCTAAATCAACGCCAATCACGTTGCTGGATTTGGATGATGTGATTGATTTAGTTGAAAAATACCAGCTTTTCATTAAGAAGATTGAGACCTACGAGTTGGGCAGTTTTTATTTTGAATAGTGTGAACGGAAATAGAGTGATCAGTTTGTTGAAAGAGCCATGTTTAAGTGGTTCTTTTTTGATTACTAAGTATCTTGCTATAATTAGTTTCAGTACTCAGGAGCGAGTTAAAGGGAGAGTGTAGGTTCATGGTTAATGAAAATATATGGGATGTGTTGGAGCACCAGGAAATCGACATTGAACAAGAATACAGGAATTTGTGGGCATTATTAAAAAAACCAATGGTAGCAACAAATATATATGGAAGTGGTTACATTACGCTGTTTGAAGTGATTGACAGGGAATTTATAAATCTCAAAGGAAGATATACGTACGTTGATTTTAATCATATGTTAACTGGCATCGGTCTTGGTGTGAGCATTGGGGTATCTTCAGAAATAGCGTTAAACGAACTCGATCGTTTTGTTGAATTAGTTACATCCTTTCTAACAGAGATTTATGAAAAGAATCGGAAAAACTCTCGTTATCACTTCAACAATATCTTGGCAGCATTTATGCAGAATGTAGACCTAATTGTAGAGAAAACTAACCAAAAATTAGTGGAAATAAACAAAAATCAATGGATTATAGTACCTAACGACGAGTTAGTGACAACTGCAGCCGATACAATCCTACCTGACGATGAAAGGCTTGCTCTATCAATATTAGGATATACTCATTACGCAAATAAAGATGATTTAGTGGAAAAAAGAAATGTGCTTAGGCAGTTGGGTAATTATACTGAGCAGGAGAGGAAGCGCAGGGAGAATGACGATATTGGGTTCGCATTAAACAGAACTTCAATAAGACATGGGGATAGTGGGCAAGTGTCGATGAGTGAGGCAGAGATGAATGATTATTACGACTTACTTTTCCGCGAATTTCTAATCTATCTAACTGAGAGAGAACATGATCAGTTTGTTAAAAAAACCAAAGAATTAAAGAGTCGGTTATAGGAATAAAGGATTTTGGATCTTATATGAAATTAACTGATACTCCCGCAGCCGTGGTGTCCTGATCTCCAACAGCATCGCCATGCACACGTTGAACAATGTCCTTTCAACCATTCTGGGTTGGCTGGCGCTGGTCTTCAAATAAATTTTCAAAAAATCCCTTGCAAGCTCGCCCGAATTATTATAGTATTATGAAAAATAAATGAGATGTTGAAAAGATAAGTAAGCTTAGGCGTGATTTTAGAGAGCTGGCAATTGGTGAAAGCTGGTATCACAAGTAAGTTGAAAATGGTCTTGGAGTCGTTAGTGGTGTGAGCTTAGCAGTAAATGCCACTCGGGTGCGCCCGTTACCGCGTTAGGGTATCTCTTCGGATGTACCTGTCAAGTATCGGGCAGCGATGCCCGGTAGAATTTGGGTGGTAACGCGATTCTTTCGTCCCATAGTTTTTGTTTAAGGCAGAAACTATGGGATTTTTTTATTTATTTGATAAACGACCGTGAAGAGATAAGTAGGTGGACGGCCTAACGAACAGAGAGCCGGCGGCTTGGTGAAAGTCGGTGTTAGGTCCAAATTGAAGATGGTCTTGGAGTCACAGAATGGGTGAGTCAGCTGATGAGCGCATTCCGGGGGTGCCCGATACAGCCCAGAGTTTAGTGAAAGCACTGAACTTGATAAGGGTAATTTAGTGATAAATTACCAAAAGCGAGTGGTAACACGTTTTTCGTCCCGCAATCTGGCTATTTTTTAGCTGGGTTGTTTTTTTGTGAGTTGAATTCTGATTTAAAGGGGGTGGTACCTGAAGGTGCCAGGTAGTGTGGCGTTTTCAGCGATAATAATGCACGGATTGATAAAAACGGGGTTCCACCCCAGAACCAGAAGCCAGAAACCAATCAAGGAGTAAAAACATGAGCGATCAAACCTTACAAGATGAACTAGAAAATATCGAAGTTTCCGATACCCTCCAGGCCTGCCCAATCGACTTTTCCCAGTCGAAGGTAGCCAACCCACGGGCCCACCAAAAGCAGAAGGAATACGACAACGGTCAGGACAAGTCGAACTTTAACGACCGGGAAAAGTTTGCGGCCTACCAGGGTCCGCAGTTCAAGGCCCGCTTTACCGACGGCACTCTGCCAGTCG from Leuconostocaceae bacterium ESL0723 harbors:
- a CDS encoding pyridoxamine 5'-phosphate oxidase family protein; the encoded protein is MTRFNEYIKAAGGLVYVATEEDDQPSVRIMGFAADPKRPNHWFLLSQPDAPKVQQLALNDRVAIITPLDEDGRRIESNRVTMNESGHAWADVADFFADHPVFFKVHQHPENEVLYEMDIESARLASYTDEEDVTF
- the rplM gene encoding 50S ribosomal protein L13, with translation MRTTFLAKPGEIEKKWYILDAQDVILGRLSTVAAAILRGKNKPTFTPNVDMGDHVIIINAAQVKLSGKKASDKIYYHHSNHPGGLKERTAGDYREKNPEKLLELSIKGMLPKNTLGRKQGLNLHVYAGSDYKQTAQKPEKLDIDKLI
- the rpsI gene encoding 30S ribosomal protein S9; this translates as MTATTQYPGTGRRKNSVARVRLVPGKGDIVMNGKPIEDYIPFPNLREVVLQPFNATETLGNYDVFVNVNGGGFSGQAGATRHGIARALLNVDPDFRAVLKSAGLLTRDPRMKERKKPGLKKARKASQFSKR
- a CDS encoding abortive infection family protein, with protein sequence MANQRVSNRNWMGKMGNDYSVLLDDDIVRLMIEGEQAGSPLPYLSKADIESLGAKFSVYHKSQDSIEENITRKKLTKDIINKSIEKGNTAKLLHYLVSEYHLKKAIGEKMKLSPFGGDVGETRSEIENEFIDKINEQLLYSNQRIYSDGQQLLLVDGDKIPEVRVHNEINIVYVKELLSRVQTDLDSGDYDSVITKARTMLEEVFLFILRENSVQTEFKGNIKKMRGQVNAVLGMKPQKDWNPRIKPFIGHVNAIVDSIIEMRNKDSDAHASAERIKLSDSEIELLINTTINVGVYYLKVNQRRGKK
- a CDS encoding DNA adenine methylase — translated: MSIATKNSLIKPFVKWAGGKRQLLPEIEQYVPRDIKKYYEPFVGGGAVLFDLQPAKATINDFNGELTNAYESVKDNVDELIAELKEHQHSHSEEHYYEVRLWDRDGTLEEVSNVQRAARFIYLNRTGYNGLFRVNRKGQNNVPFGRYKNPTIVNEEGLRAVSRYLNEADVAILNGDYANAVKDAEPGDFVYLDPPYAPVSTNGQSFVGYTSTGFGIDEQVRLRDFFDELTQKGVNVMMSNSSTPLIHDLYEKYADSTIIVQAGRNINSNGNGRKKIDEVIVMNYKI
- a CDS encoding restriction endonuclease, which translates into the protein MSSEYAKTYDQMTVQEREDAIMMALLEVLQSVGGKLDKKEARNQLPKTDPRISEDVLWFEKASDKTGITYRPFDFRFNFAARRLELFGCVESVRGKFFILTDKGLSLDLKKITPEYIREVTDRDLEELKAQKAKKEQTEKIVENPKQDEIADGDTETDDYVSDDDDWREQLKIRLREMDPYQFEKFSRRLIKEMGATIDDEIGMQKSGDHGIDGYAYFRDDQLRTTRVAIQSKRYNQQVGDKYVRDFRGSIQNGTDYGILITTDYFTKAAKKEAKDPSKSTPITLLDLDDVIDLVEKYQLFIKKIETYELGSFYFE